The genomic stretch AACACCAGTCGGGTTCACGGCAGGTCTGCAGATCCGAGGGAAGCCCTGGGGACGTGCAGTCGGATCGCTGACAGGGGATCCTGGGACACCGAACGCCACATTAAGACTCCTAGGAGTCAAGCCTCAAATACAAACTGGATACCATGGCCCTTGATGTCTATACATGTGCATTTCTATGTTATGTGCCAAGCGCTCGTCGGGATTATTGGAAGTAGCTAAGAAGTTCCTGTGATTAGCTGGTTCCCTGCATTGGGGTAAGGGATTTGGAGTCAGACCAGAGGTTGAGTCCTAGCCTTTCTGCTGACTGCTGGGAGCAAGCTGTTGAGTTCTCATGAGCGTAGATGTCCTTCCTGTGAGATTGGTGCCATCGTCTTTAATTCAGAGTGACTGAACATCAGGCCTGGAGGGTGTCTGCAAGTGGCCTAGCTCATTTCTAAGTAAATTCCAGGCCCTGTCCTTTCTGCCCCTTTTGCAAAAATCTGAAGTGCTTTTCAACTCCGTTAAAATCAACAATGTTTACTGATCGTTTGCTTTATGAATTTCACAGTCTAGTGGGAGGGGCAGCGTGTAAATGCAGGAGAACGTTGTGAGTGATGTGTCCACGGTGCTGCAATTCAATCGCTATGTTTCCGTCCTCCTCAGGTGTCCAGAGAGCAGCGGTCTCCCCAGCGGACTTTGGCAGCGCCGTCTCCGGCCCAGAGGAGCAGTCAGGCCGGCGGTCCTGCCATCCTCAGCGTGCTTCGCGGGGGTGGCGCCGTCAGAAACATCTGGACGGACCACCAGATCAGGCAGGCCCTGTTTCCCAGTCGACGGTCCCCACAGGAGCACGAGGATGATGAAGATGATTACCAGATGTTCGTGCCATCCTTTTCCTCTTCGGACTTGAACTCGACCAGGCTGTGTGAAGACGGCACTTCGAGTCGCCCTTGCAGTTGGCACATGGGACAGATTGAGTGCACGGAGACCACCAGTGCCGGCCACAGGGTCGTCAGGCGAGCTAGCAGTGCCGGCGAGAGCAACACGTGCCCTCCCGAAATACGAATCAGGGACAGCGATGGCTCTCCGTACAGTCCCCGCAGGGAACTGCAGAACGGCCCTAACACTGAAGGGCAGGACGCAATGACTCCTTTTGGGTCGTCTATAGAGTTGACCCTTGATGACATAGACCACGTCTATGACAACATAAGTTACGAGGACTTGAAAGTCATGGTCGCTAAACGGGAAGAAGCTGAATCCACTCCCCCGAAGTCAACCAGGGACTCTGTCCGACCCAAGAGCACCCCGGAGCTGGCCTTCTCGAAAAGCCTCGCTGGCCACGGGAAGAGCTCTGCGAACGCAGACAGAGACCCACCTCTGACAGGGCGAGAGGCGGCCAAGCAAAGCACCCAGGACCTCGAGGCGGTGGAGGAGAACATCTACGACACCATCCGGCTCCCGGACCCGCCCTCGCTGGGCTTCACGTGCAGCAGCCTGCAGCGTCCCAAGAGGAGCACCTTCTTGGGTCTGGACGCCGACTTCGCCTGCTGCGACAGCCTGAGGCCCTTCGTGTCCCAGGACAGCCTGCAGTTCAGCGAGGACGAGACGCCCAGCCGCCCGGGCCCCTCCGACAGCAACGACTACCTGAGTCTGCTGTACAACTCTTTCAGCTGCAACTTGCCTCTCGCCGACCAGTCTCTATCGGACAGGCTGTCCGAAGAAGTGGACGAAATCTGGAATGACCTGGAGAATTACATCAAGAAAAACGAAGTCAAGGCGAGAGACCGGCTCCTCGCAGCCTTCCCCGTGGGCAAAGACGACGACGTGCAGGAGCGGCGGCTCGCCGAGAGCACGCCCGAGCTGAGCCGGGACGCGGGCCGGGCACTGTCCACGCTCTCGCTCCCCGAGCGCCAGGCCCTCCTCACGCCCCTGCAGCCGGACAGGCCCGGCAGAGCCAGCCGGGCCAGCTGCCCCCTGGACGAAGACCTCCTGTCCAAAGAGGGCTCCTTCCTGAGCCTGAACCCGCTCCCGCTGGCCAGCGAAGCGCCTCCCGTGGAGAACCCCTACGACCTGGCCAACAGCAGCCTGTCCCAGACTGACCTGGACATCCCGGACCCCGGGGCAGACGCCACGGACAAGACCAGAAGCAGAGTGTTTATGATGGCCAGGCAGTACAGTCAGAAGATCAAGAAGgcgaaccagctgctgaaagtgAAGAGCCCCGAGCTGGAGCAGCCGCCGGCCGGCCAGCAGCAGAAGCCTGCGCCCAAAGACCTGGCAGCCATCCTGGAAGACAAGAAGCAAGGAGGGCCGGCCATCGGTACGTTCCTCCCACTGCCTTCCCGCCTGCTCGAAGGGCAGATGCGAGAGCGGCTCTGAGGCGCTAGGTGCCCCTGAGGCCGGGGGAAGTGTGCCGTTCGGACGCGCCTTCTCTCAGAGGGAGACCGCGGGGTCACTGATGTGGGCTGTCAGAAATCTAGTTGTCCCCCCAGCTCAGTGAGTTCTCCTGGCTGGGCTCGTAATCAGAGTGACGTGAGACACGTTACCAGGAGAAGATGTCTGAAATGTGTTACAGACGCAGTCATATATGTGGGGGTGCCCTAAGAACATGAGACTCAAGGGCACGTTAGACAGTTGAGGCTTACATGTCATTCTGGGTGGAGCTAGGGAgaaagcaggggagggggcgtggctgGGGATTTGAAAGCGCAGGGAGGCCCTGCACGGGGAGAGAAGGGATGTTTGGTAAATGCATGTTCGGGGAGCCATCGTTCACTGTGGACACAGAGGACTTTGAACAAATGGGCCTCGGTACGCTCCTTGCTGTCTGTCACTAGTTGTTACTAAACTATATAATGATGGCTCCCTTCTGGAAGCAGGTCCTTTATCTAAATTCTTTCTAGGAAGTTAGGGGGGAGGGAGGTCAAAGCTTTTGCCggtatcttccttttcttaaaaaataaccagcttaaaataatcaatgtCCCCAAAGGGATATTTTGGGTGGCAAAGTCTGTGTCCCTTCACCAGCAAGCAACAGACCCTTTCGCACCTCACTGACTCACGCGAGTCAGAGCGTGATGTGGTCCCGGAGGGTTTTGTTGTGCACGTGTCATTGTCACCGCAGATTCGGTGTTTGGAGACGTTTTCACTAATGTAATCTGAACCGTGGGAAATGGCGGTCAGTCTTACCTGCCACATCTTGAGCTTTTCCCCTTGCATCAGTATGCCTGGAGGAGCAGCTTCCGTGAGCTTTGACGGTTTGGAACCTTAAGGAATGAAATAGCCCTTTGCTCCAGAATCCCAACAAAAGTGCCTACTTGTCCTAACAGACAAAAAGGaatcctttttgcttttttttttttttttttgcctgtttgtCCTATCACTCAGTTGTTTTCTCATGTGTTCTGGCTACTAGTTGTTATTGTTTAAATAGCTGCTATGATGCACTTAACACCAATGCATATAGTGCGTTTGGGATTCTCACACATGCTTCCAAGAAGTTCGATTCTTTCAGCCTCCTTGGTGGGGCAGAAATAAACCTGGACCGCAGGTGTGATGTTGGGACCGTGAGGACCGGGGGAATGAGAAGGTCATGGCTTGACTTCTTTCTCAGTTGTGAAGAAGTGCGTACCCCTGGCTAAATTAGAGAGCGCCCCGGAGAACAAAACTAAGCACTGATCTGGGTGGTGGAGCAGAGACGAGAATAAAGCACACGACTGTCATgaaaagaacccccccccccccacacacacacacgaggcaCTGCCTCTCACCTGAGGACCTTTTCACCTCCAGATCCAGAGAgatttcgggggggggggggggggccaggatGTAGCATTTTAAACCAGTGTGGCCTTTCAATCATATGTGAAGATTCCCTGCCCTAGATTTTCCGACAAAGGACCGCTTTAGTAGCAAATGAGAGGGGACAGTTCTCCGATTAAAAGTGAAAGCCCAATGACTCAGGGTCGGGCTGCGTTCAGATGCTGAGCTTGGTGGCCACGTGGCTTCTCTGCCCGGTGGACGCCACTGTCCTCCTTTTCGGGGACTGGTTTCTTTATCTTCACGGAAACTGGAGAATAAGACGGGGATATCCGAGTCCTAGAGGAATCTACAAGTTACAGGACACGAATCTATAGGgaactggtttgtttgtttgtttgtttgttttaatttcaagaGTATTTACGAGCTGTCTAAAGCTCTGCTCATTTCCTAGAGCTAATCATGTAACGACATTTCTGAACAGACAGAGAAGTGAGGCCCTGGATCTGTTACCTGGAAAACTGTACAGACAGAACATCTCTTTgagatgttctttttaaataaaggttaAAGGTGACTTTTGTACGAATGTGAGAGAGGCTAGATCGCATGTATTTTTCTCTATGCCGTAATCCGCTTGACTTAATTCGTGTCCCCTTCGCAACGCCAGATGGCCCGGCTGCTTTGTTGGTGTTCCTGGAGAGCGTGGCTTGGTTCCAGCTGCAGAAGGACTGTTTTGGGGAGCACAGGTGGCATTGGGACTGGCAGTGAGCTAGCGGGGCACCCACCGACTGAATCTGGGCTAGGGCTCCTCAGAATGAGCGAAAACCAGACACTGAAGCTTCTCATGCTGACGAGTTATGCCGGCAGGCTCCTTTAAGAGGTGGCCCTCCCCTGAGCCTGGCTGTTTCGAACATAGACCATCCATTCACATGCAAAACTCAGCCCTGACGGAAGCACTGAGTCTGAGGCTTGTAGCTGCCTTAACAGTCTCCTGTAGGACCCTTCTTTCAAGTATGAATGGATTTCCCTTTGTGGTTTCCTTTCGGTTTGTTCTCTTTGTTTTGCCTGCGGGTGTGACTTGGGATTCCCACGGACTCTTTCCTCAGCTTTGCGTCTGGGTCCTCTCTGGACCTGGTGGGCTGCTGTCGGGGTCTCCCCAACAAAGAGGACAAGCTCTGGCCCGTGTCATCTTCCAAGAGCGGAGTCGTCCCCGGGCCTCGCGCCTCTCCGACCCGAGGAATCTTCCACCTGGGCGGATGGAGACGGCTTCCTGTGCCCATAAGGCTTTCTATCAGCTGACGTGACgaccccttttctctctctcgttTATCTGGGCACAGGACATCATAATCGAATGGACCGCTTCTCCAGACTTCTTCGTATGGGCCTTGCCACTTTGCCAGGAGCTTGCTCTCGGTGTTGTCCGGAAGGAGGAGCACGCTATTCACCTGCTGAAACTCTCGAGCACCTTTATTGAACCCTCTAGCCGGGGTCTACAGGCCCCGGGTCAGATCCACCCAGAACTCACCCAACCAGGTCTAGTCGCTCCCACCTTTTAGAGTGAGATACAGCTTGTTGGCTTCCTCCTGAGAGCCTCTGAGGCCGGCGAGGCCTGGGGGTCCCTTTTCTGAGATGCTTACACAGGAGGAAACGCCATACAGGCTCGAGGAATCTTCCTCcttgggcaaagtggggaaggccAAAGAGCATTTTACGCTTCGTTCTGCATCTCCAGCAATACCAGACATGCTGATTTCAATCCTCTGTCTTGAAAACAGTGTATTTCATACTTCCGTCAACAAGcatcccttcacatttttatttggaaCCATTAAAAGTCCCACCTTGTACACTCACTCACAAAGGAAGCCAGAGAAAGCCTTGGGGTCATCACATAGTGATAATGTGCAGGTTCTATACAGACTGTAACGGCAGAACCCGGGATGGGGCAGACTTTGATCCAGCTGGCCAATACTAAGCTTTTTAGGCTGGTGTCATCTTGGGCTGGCTGTTTCCTACACATCCGGCTCAGGAAATCTAACGACAGCTGTTGCTCTAGAAGCCTGTCTCTCATTCACATTGGCATCAAGCAAGTTACAGGCACTCTTAGAAGGTCGAGCTTagaccaaacaacaacaaaacaaaacttggacAGACACAGTATATTGTCTACCTGTGAGATACTTTTTATTCCGAATTTATAAATGGCCAACTTTTTTATTATCCAAAAATAAACTGTATGCATTATGAGTTACCTGTAGGGAGTGTTTTAATCAGAGGTTATCTTGCTCGTGTCCTGCTACACCCCTGACCTTGAGGCTGCCTTTCCACTCTCAGTGGCATGGTCTTAGGGGAGGCACGTCCATTTTCAACAACATGCCAAACATAGGAGGGGGCAGTCCAGACGTTATCTGAGTGACGAAGTAGTTCCTGAGACCCACTTCTGTCTCCAGCTATGCGTGGGGCTCTGTAGGGATTGTCCCCCAAGATGAAAAGCTCGCAGACTAGCTGGAATAATAAACTCACCCATATAAAACAACAAGCAGCACAAGAGTGTGTGCATGCAGGCACGTATGCATATTTGTGCAAACCAATAACTTACTGTCGGTTGCACAGGAAATATATACAAGTGCATATGAAGTATATAAGACTTCAGAGAAGAGAAATCAGTTAGAAGAAGATTCGTGGAAGGGGTAGGGCTTATGAAGGGTTTTGAGAGGTAAAGAGGACTTTATCAAGCAAAGGAAGAAGAGTGGAATAAGGGAGAAAAAGGCATgggaaatattacaaatattttggaTGACACATGGTTTCAGATTATCTGAGTCACTGTGTTCTAAAGTCAAGAACTAATTGTTCTTACAAGACTCTGTGGTTACCTCTGGGTACAGAATACTGGTACGAATTTTTCAATTAGCTCTCACTGCGTTCCTCAAAGTTGTTATCTTCTTGGAACCTTGTGAAAGCTGAGAGCCTTCCCAGGTCAGCTGTGGGGTCCGGCTCAGGGCCCTCGTGTAGGTGAGAATGGCTTGGGCAGAACCCTCGGACTTGCAGGTGGGACTGCCAGGCAATGATTACGTCCAAAGGTTCAGCTACCTTTGTTGGGTTTCatagttaatattatattatgtatattatgtatgtaataaatataGATTTCAGGATATAGCTAtaaatatatactacatataataAGTACTACAGATTCCAGGATGGCTAACATGGGGAGTTTGGTGCCTGTGTAGACTTTCAATCTCCTAAGGGGTTGTCAAATCTTAATTGGTATTGAGAGTTCTTACTATGCCCTTTAAGGAAGGTGTAATGGTCAAGCATTTATTACTAGAAAGTCTAAGCTAATAACCTCTGTCATTCCAAGGAACTTGGATTTGAAAACCTAAACAAATTGATATAGAACCTATAATGAGAAGTTAAAGAGATCGTTTACCCTGATTTGGGGGACCAAGGAGCAAGTAATGTGAGGGGGTTGTAATATTTAAGGGCACCCAGAATAACGGCAGGCTGTTTTCTGTCCTCACAAAAGATAGACTCAAGAGAAATGGCAGAAATTGAACTAAAAACTTAGTTTAAATTATGGAATAATTTACTAACAACAgtttactaaaaatataaatagcttAAAGAAGAAGAGAATACAACGTCACTTGCTGACTGTCCTATATGGGATAGAGTCCCTCCTTAGAGACCACGGAGATGTGGTCTGAGGGTTATAGGGTACATGGAACTCTTTGATTCTAGGGTAGCCATGGGGGTACCTGACTGGGGGTTCAGAGGGAAACTGCTCTTGAAATTGACatctctgggctctctctctcttaaaccATTCCTGGCCCAAGAGAATGCTCTATTCATAGCAAGGCTCCATTAATGTCTTTAGAAAAGTCTGCACTCAGAAGGAGAGCCGAGAATGGCCCCATAGATCACTTGGAAGTGGCAATGGCCTTTGTGGAACTAATGGGCAAATCCTGTTCTGGAACCAGTGCGAGAGGCAGTAGGGTATCGATTACACGCACAGATCGTTCATCCTTAATGTCTTGGAAGCACAAACTTCAGGGCCCAGcctcttgggggtggggaaggacagaCAGGTCCATCAGTGCCTGCAGTTCTGAAGTGCTGGGAGAGAGCCCCCCCGCCACGGACACCGTCTCCCCAGACAGTGGCTGTGGAGGGTCTGCCTGGAAGCCAGGAGTTTGGGAACAGACGCAGAGAGCAGGTTCTCCTGAGAGTAGCTGTCTGAGAGCAGTGAAGGCTGGTGAGGAGCCAGGGGTGGCCACTGCGTGGTGGATTTCGGTCAGTTTCTCGTTGTGCCTACTTATTTTTCATTGGCCTGGGGTTAGCGCTGACGTCCTTATTTTTACGATGTCTGTTTTTAGCACTGACACTATTTCATGCTTATAAAGAACACTAGATATTTTCACAACAAATAGCAAACACAGACCTGCTGTTGAAATAAAATGATCTAAAGTTAGCTCAAATTAAGTGAACTTTTAGGTGGCACTTTCATTTATTAAACGGTGGATTATTTCATTAGCGTGTGTTGCTTAGTAGTCAATGGTTAGTCATCCTCAAACTTAAAAAGTCCTGTCgactgtttaaatttttaaaataggttgcAAAGTGATGTTcttatttctttcatcttctcaTGGAGGAATAATCctgtgtatatttttgtttttgatacttGCCTCCCAGGTGCCAGGATTGCTGAGTATTCCCAGCTGTATGACCAGATTGTATTCAGAGAGTCGCCCTTTAAGACTCCGAAGGACGGCTGGGCCAGCCCTCGAGGATCCCCCAACCTCAGAACTGCGTCACCTTCCCGGACCCAGCGCGGGAAGGAGGACTGGCTTTTGCATTCAACGTACAGTAATGGAGAATTAGCAGATTTCTGTCCTCCGCCGGAGCAAACCCCGAAGCCGAAATACCCCACGCTGGAGATCCACACCAAGAGCACTCCCAGACACCTGTCCCCGGCTTGCTCGGTGCCTTCCCTTCAGACGTCTGACCGCCCGCTGGGCACCCTGCAGAGACACAGCGTGGTGGTCAGCCAGCCCAACAAAGAGAGCGCATGTCAGGGCCACCTGTATAACTCCCTGGGCCGGAAAGGGGTCAGCGCCAAAGCCCAGCCTTACAGCAGGTCCCAGTCGTCATCCTCCATCCTGATAAACAAGTCAGTGGATTCCATCAGCTACCCCCAGGAGACGGGGAGCAAGCAGCTGGCGTCTGTACACAGAAGCTCCAGGTGTGAGAGCCACCAGGAGCTGCTGCCGGGCGTGGGCGACTGCTGTCCGCAGGGGCCTGGGAAACGCTCAGACCTCACTCTCCAAGACTCACAGAAAGTTCTGGTCGTAAATCGAAATTTACCCTTAAATGCGCAAATAGCCACCCAGAACTATTTTTCCAACTTCAAAGAGACGGAAGGAGACGACGATGACTACGTGGAAATCAAGTCCGAGGAGGACGAGTCGGAGTTGGAGGCGTCCCACAGCCGCAGAAGGAAGCCGGACCCGGAGGCGGCGGACGCGGGCCTCCCCGACGGTGTCCGCCGCCAGGACGCGCCTTACTCCGTGCACAGTCCGAGCACTGCAAAAAGGCCGGTGAGTGGCCGGCTGGGCGTGTCGCCCTTCCTGACACCGTACGGCGATTCCGACAAACTGAACGACTACCTTTGGAGGAGTCCGTCTCCCAATCAGCAGAACATCGTCCAGAGCCTGCGGGAGAAATTCCAGTGTCTTAGTTCCAGCAGCTTTGCCTAGGGCTCTCAGCAGGGGCCGCCCGCCCGAACTGACTCCCTCCCGCACACACGAGTCCCGCAGCCTGGCGGGCGTTTTCTATGCACCGGACTGAACACTTTTGTAACCGCCAGAGGTGTAAATAGATGTACTGCCTCCCACAGCACAAGTCTCCCACCGGCCGATGAGCCGGCCTGGGCTGTACTGTAGCCCTGTCAGCGTCGCTCTGTTTTCTGATGCTGGTCGTCTTCGCGGTTCACGGGCGTCGGTCTTACTTGAAAAtgtctaggttttcttttttcttttctttctttctttcttttctttttttttaataagatggCCATATCTCTTTTCCCATCTTCTGACAATAGTGCCCAGACTGTAAGAAATGCAATATGCTTCTCTTGTTATCCAGAAGCCACGAGTAGTTACGTCTTAGGACTGGCCCAAAGGCAGCAGGGGAGCTCTCccctgtttttaaaagaaaactaaagctgTTTGAAGGATTGTGCTTATCATATCTGGCATTCTCGTTTCATTTGTGGCAGGACCCTAGAACAGTTTAAGCTGAAGATCTCTCACTGGACTCTAGCCCATGGTGCCCATTTTAGGGTTTCTAGTCTGGCTTTCCTGCATCAGTTTATTGTAACGCAGAACCTGTGTAACTATTGGGAATCAGAAGGTAACGAGaccaattttcaaaaacaaaaatctttaccTGGATTCCTGGAAAAGCCTGACGAATGTGCTGCTCAccacatttattttatgatttctagGGTGTAACAAGTGATTCCTTCGATGGCTTAAAGAAAACCAAGGGCAAGAGAGTGCAAGTTGACTTAACCGTTAGAAAAGATGGGCTGACATCTGGGAACAGCTTGATTACCTGCTCAGGTATCAGTGGAAGGGCTGGGACGAACAGGACTGGTCTGTTTTTTTTGTGCCTGCCTCTCATCAACTTGAAGTAAACCACAagctaaaaatacaaaagagcaCTTTAAGTTCCCCTTCCCAGAGCCGTTTTTCACATGTCCTTTCCTGACTTTTGTCCTCGGCCTGATGACCTCATCTCAGCCTGGAGGATTTCCTCCACCGCaatgaaatctcttccctaaAGCCGACATAGGCATAGCGTGGGGTCGCCTTTTCTCATTGTTCTGAGGCTATACAGGAAGGGCATCTTTGGTTAACGAGTTCTGGCTAATAGCACCTTTCATGCTGTGACTAGGGTCTGTACATCGCTGTTGTGTGGTAGGTCGGGTTAATGTAACTCTCTGTGGAGGGAAACTACAAACAAAAGCGAAACCTTGTGAGTAGAAGGCGAAATCAATGACGCTGAAGAGGCGGGCCCATTGTGCCTTTATAAAAACACCAGTTCCGTGAAGACTCCGGTCAGTGCAACAGCGGCTCCTGCAGCCTCCCTCGGAGCAGTTTCACAGCCTgcggcctccctcccctccccgcccagtTTTCACTGTGAAAGGAGGAGAGTGTGAGTAGGGCCAGGGGTCTGGGCTTTTCACCTGAAGGTGAGCAAGGGTATCAGTTTGTATCAGGGACATCTTATCATCGAATTATCCTCATTCTTTCCCCCCTTTTAAGTCTTGTGCCTctttttctcaactgtaaaacaCGAGATGTTACCACCGTTACTGTACACACAG from Phyllostomus discolor isolate MPI-MPIP mPhyDis1 chromosome 4, mPhyDis1.pri.v3, whole genome shotgun sequence encodes the following:
- the PLEKHG1 gene encoding pleckstrin homology domain-containing family G member 1 produces the protein MELSDSDRPVSFGSTSSSASSRDSHGSFGSRTTLVSNSHLGLFPQDKEAGAIKLELIPARPFSSSELQRESLAGQQHADAGSGERQPRTPRRAEAHGATETSAESANSPKLLYVDRVVQEILETERTYVQDLKSIVEDYLDCIRDQTKLPLGTEERSALFGNIQDIYHFNSELLQDLENCENDPVAIAECFVSKSEEFHIYTQYCTNYPRSVAVLTDCMRNKTLAKFFRERQETLKHSLPLGSYLLKPVQRILKYHLLLHEIENHLDKDTDGYDVVLDAIDTMQRVAWHINDMKRKHEHAIRLQEIQSLLTNWKGPDLTSYGELVLEGTFRLQRAKNERTLFLFDKLLLITKKRDDTFTYKAHILCGNLMLVEVIPKEPLSFSVFHYKNPKLQHTVQAKSQQDKRLWILHLKRLILENHAAKIPAKAKQAILEMDAIHYPGFCYSPEGEAKALSTPYRPRRKSEPSSRSHKVLKTSGTAQDIQKVSREQRSPQRTLAAPSPAQRSSQAGGPAILSVLRGGGAVRNIWTDHQIRQALFPSRRSPQEHEDDEDDYQMFVPSFSSSDLNSTRLCEDGTSSRPCSWHMGQIECTETTSAGHRVVRRASSAGESNTCPPEIRIRDSDGSPYSPRRELQNGPNTEGQDAMTPFGSSIELTLDDIDHVYDNISYEDLKVMVAKREEAESTPPKSTRDSVRPKSTPELAFSKSLAGHGKSSANADRDPPLTGREAAKQSTQDLEAVEENIYDTIRLPDPPSLGFTCSSLQRPKRSTFLGLDADFACCDSLRPFVSQDSLQFSEDETPSRPGPSDSNDYLSLLYNSFSCNLPLADQSLSDRLSEEVDEIWNDLENYIKKNEVKARDRLLAAFPVGKDDDVQERRLAESTPELSRDAGRALSTLSLPERQALLTPLQPDRPGRASRASCPLDEDLLSKEGSFLSLNPLPLASEAPPVENPYDLANSSLSQTDLDIPDPGADATDKTRSRVFMMARQYSQKIKKANQLLKVKSPELEQPPAGQQQKPAPKDLAAILEDKKQGGPAIGARIAEYSQLYDQIVFRESPFKTPKDGWASPRGSPNLRTASPSRTQRGKEDWLLHSTYSNGELADFCPPPEQTPKPKYPTLEIHTKSTPRHLSPACSVPSLQTSDRPLGTLQRHSVVVSQPNKESACQGHLYNSLGRKGVSAKAQPYSRSQSSSSILINKSVDSISYPQETGSKQLASVHRSSRCESHQELLPGVGDCCPQGPGKRSDLTLQDSQKVLVVNRNLPLNAQIATQNYFSNFKETEGDDDDYVEIKSEEDESELEASHSRRRKPDPEAADAGLPDGVRRQDAPYSVHSPSTAKRPVSGRLGVSPFLTPYGDSDKLNDYLWRSPSPNQQNIVQSLREKFQCLSSSSFA